The genomic DNA AATTTGCGGTATCGGAAATAATAAAGGAAACTCTTGAAAGCCTGAACCTGAAATATCCGGAATTAAATAAAACACAAAAAAGCGAACTAAAAAATTATAAAGAAATATTATTAAAAGAGAAATAACTATAAAGGAATAAAATGGAAAGCAGATTTTTTATAACTGAGGATATAAAAGAGCATAAGAAAGGGAGAGATATCCTGAATATTTTGAAAAACTACAGTATTGTCAGCTCGGAAGCAGAATTTTTAAAAATTCTGAAAGAGAAAAAATCAGGTTTTGAAAAAGAAAAAGGATATTTTTTATTTACGGTAAAAAAGGGCAGATTTTTGAAATCATATCATTTGGATGAAAATTTTCAGAAAATAAAGGAAGAATATTATCTTTCATATGAGAACAACTGTCCTTTTAACTGTGTTTACTGTTATCTGAGAGATTATTACAGCCACGGTGCATGTATATTTTATGTGAATACAGAGGATATGTTTCATGAACTCGACAAACATACTGGTAAGAATGAGATGATAAGCTGCGGGATTGTCAATGATTCTCTTGTTTTTGACAATATTACAAATATTTCGCATGATCTTATTAATTATTTTAAAAACAGGAAAGATCTTATTCTGGAGTTCAGAACCAAGAGTAAGAACATAAAAGGGCTTTTGAATGAGGCAGTTTATAAAAATATATTTGTTTCATTTACTTTTAGTCCGGAAGAGGTTATAAGAGAATATGAATTTATGACTGCTTCGCTGGAAGAAAGAATAACGGCAGCCAAAAAACTTCAGGAGCATGGATATGACATAGGAATAAGAATAGATCCTGTGATAAATATAAAAAACAGAAAAAATGCCTATACAGATCTTATAAAGAAGCTGATGACCAGTCTGGAAACGAAAAAAATAAGAGATATAGGTCTGGGCAGTCTGAGGTATACAAAAGGACTAAAAAATAAGGTTCTTCTGGAGAGAAAAACTGACTTGTTTTATAATGAGCTGATAACAGGAATAGATGGAAAAGAAAGATATTTTAAAGGAATAAGAATACAGATGTATGACGAGATAATCAAGGAAATAAGGAAATACGGGGATTTTGATATTTATCTCGGAATGGAAGAGGAATATATCTGGAAAAAAGTTTTGAAATAGGAGAATAAATGTTTTATTTTATTTGCGGTACTGAAAGCAGAGAACTAAAGTATCTGGAAATACTGGATGATATAAAAAAGAAAAATCCGGGAATACAGGAATTTGCCTTTGATGTGGCACTTAAAGAAGATGATAAGTTTTTTGAAAAACTAAATTTTAATTCCATATTCGGCGGTAAGGAAATACTTGTATTAAAAAGAGCAGAGAAGCTGGGCAATATAGAGGAAGTTCTCACTCTTGTTTCCAATGTGGAAATGGACTCAAAATATGTAATAATAGATTTTCACACAGAAGGAAGCAAAAAAAATGATAAATTATTTACTCTTCTTGATGAAATAGGCAAAAAAACTGAAACTAAAGTTATCAAGACAGAGGAAGATGAGAAAAATCTCAGTAATTACGTAAAAGAAAATCTAAAAACAGATACAAAGGAAACCCAGAGACTGCTCAGCCTGATCGGGGAAAATCCTTTTAAGGTGAAAAACGAGGTAGAGAAAATAAAAAGCTTTCTTGGTGATGAACCATATGATTTTGAAAAAATAAAGAGTATGATTTCTGTGCAGAAAGAATATTTCATATATGAATGTGTTGAAAAAACAATAAAAGGCGAGATTTTTGAAGTAATGGAATATCTGAAAAAAACAAAGGAATATATGGGCTTTTTATACAGTATGTACGGAGAAGTCGAAACACTTCTGAAGCTTTTGGAGCTGGAAGATGAAGGATTCAGACTCAGAGGGGATTATAACTCGTTCAAATCGGAATATGAAAAAATAAAAAAATATTTTTATGTTAATAAAAGACCGGCACACCCGTATGCTGTATTTAATAAATATAAGAATCTGAAAAAATTCAGCAGGAAAAAGCTTAGAAGACTTAGTTATAAATGCTGGGAAATAGAAAAAGACATAAAGACGGGAAGACTTCCTATGGATATAGGTGTAGAAGCACTTGTGATGGAAGTAAACAGATAAAAAAATAGTAAAAAAATGAGCCGCAAGACTCATTTTTTTGTTCTATTCTATTCAAAGCAGCTGCCTGAATTCAGAAATATAATTATGGATACTATGAAAAAAGAGACTGTATCAAAAATCATTTTGATACAAGTCTCATTGTTAATCAAGTTTCGCACGTGAAAACAGCTCAGAAATTAATTCAGTATTTTCACAGGCTTCTTTAAATGAAAGAGCGAATTTTTTTAATGCTTCGGAATCTGATGAATAAGCACAAAACATATCTGCCTCAGGATCAAATTTCACAGTATCTATCAAATCCGGCATCTTTTCCTCAAGAAATACAAGGGCAAGCGATCCCCAATCATATCCATTTCCGATAAATCCTTCATCGGCACGGGAATCAAATATTTCAGCCTTATAATTCAAATTACTTAAACATAAGGATGTACTTTTTTCATGCTCTACCCAGAAAAACGGTTTTATAGTTTCTTCAAAATTCATATTACCTCCTAAAATTTTTATTTTTTGATATTATAACATATTAAGGCAGTAATAAAAAATGCAAACAAAAAAGACACCCAGTGTCTTTTTTATATTGATTAGCTAGCCAATGAATTAACTTTTGCAGCGAGTCTTGATTTTTTTCTAGATACAGTGTTCTTCTTAAGGATACCTTTAGTAACAGCTTTATCTAGCTCTTTATATGCAACACTCAATGCTGTTTTAGCTTCGTCGACATTATTAGCATCAACAGCAACAAGAACTTTTTTAACAAATGTTTTTACTCTGCTTTTTATAGCTTGGTTTCTTATTCTATTTCTCTCACCTATGTATACTCTTTTTTTAGATGATTTTGAATGAGCCATTAGTAGCCTCCTTTCTGATGATTTTACGTATAATCATATCATTTTTTCTTATAAAAATCAAGCTTTTATCTGAATAGTACTCCAAATCTTTATGAACAGAGGGTTCTTGAAGATACGGATATGTGAGATACAGTATAGTACAGGTAAAAAAAATATCTTTTTCAAAAAAATTATATCAGAAAAATGAAAAAAATTTTTTTCAAAATTATCACATGAGTTAATAAAAATTTCAATAAAATATTAGATATAAATTTATAATAATTGTTGATAAAAAACAGGAAAAAACAAGAAATTAAATGTAATATACTTGAAATAAAAAATAAAATTAAAAAATAAAATAGTTATAATAAATATAAAAAATAGTTTGATATTTATTTTTTGTATTAACGATAAAAAAGAATAAAACTTGTTATTTCAGTATTTTATGATGAAATAGAAAAAGTGAATTTTTTTCAGATATAAAAAATATTCAAAAAATAACAATCAATAAGAAACTTGACAAAACAATAAAAAATGGTATTATTAATTATAGATTTTTAACAAGAGAGGTGAAGGTAATTAATGGGAACACTTATTAATGAAAAACTGATAAAACTGGATATGGAGGTGACAACAAAAGAAGAAGCCATAGAAAATCTGGCAAAATTAATACACGAAGAAAAAAAACTGAATTGTGTATGGAAAGAAAACAGCCTTGATAAATGCCAAAATTGTGATTTCTGCTCTAAGACAGGATTTTTGCATGCTCTACATGAGAGAGAAAAATCGTTTCCTACAGCAGTAGGCTATTCTTTTGCCATTCCACACGGGAAATGCGGTTCTGTAAAGGATGCTGCCATAGCATTCGCAAGACTGAAAGATGAGGTAAAGTGGGGAGAAGACGGTGATGAGGACGAGTATGTGAAATATGTATTTATGATTGGTGTATCAGAAGAGGCTGCGGGAGATGAACACATGAGAATACTTATAAAATTATCTACTTCTATACTGGATGACGATTTTAGAGACAGGCTGTCAAGCATAAATACAAAAGAAGAGGCTTTGCAGATAATAAAGGAGTACTCTGACAATATAAACTAAGAATAGGGAGAGAAAATATGAAGGATATTGTGAAAATTTTTAAGGAAATCAGACAGCATCTTATGACAGGAGTATCTCATATGATACCCTTCGTTATAGCGGGAGGGATATTACTGTCTTTGGCAGTTGTTCTGGGAGGAAAGGGTAGTGTACCTGAGAATCCGATTCTAAAAGATATTTTTGATATAGGAGTAGCTGGATTTGAATTAATGATACCTATGCTTGCGGCATATATAGGATATTCAATAGCAGGAAGATCAGCACTGGCACCGGCGGCTATAGCAGGGCTGGTAGGAAATAAAATAGGTGCAGGATTTTTAGGAGCTTTATTTGCCGGAATAATAGGCGGAATAGTAGTATTTTATCTGAAAAAAATAAAAGTACCTGATGTATTCAGATCAATAATGCCGATTTTTGTGATGCCGCTGATAGGTACATTTATTACTGCGGGAATTATGATGTGGGTAATAGGGAAGCCGATTGCCAATATAACGGTTTTACTGACTGAATGGCTGCAGAATATGAGCGGAACTAATACAATACTTCTGGCTGTTATACTGGGAATGATGATAGCATTCGATATGGGAGGACCTGTAAATAAGGTAGCATTTTCGTTTATGATATTGTCGGTATCAGAGCAGATTTATACAATCCCCGCAATGATAGGGGTAGCTATATGTGTTCCTCCGATTGGCCTTGGAATATCAACACTGATAGCACCTAAAAAATACAGCGACGAGGAAAAGGAAACCGGTAAAGCCGCCATACTTATGGGACTTGTAGGAGTAACCGAAGGGGCAATACCTTTTGCTGCTGCTAACCCTTTAAGAGTAATCCCGGCATTAATGGCAGGAGCAGCATGTGGATCTGTGACAGCAGGTCTTCTCGGAGCAAAGCTCAGTTCTTCATGGGGAGGACTAATAGTGCTGCCTACAGTGGAAAATAAAATTGGTTATATAATAGCCGTCCTTGTAGGAGCTTCGGTAACGGCAGTGACAGCAGCGGCACTAAAAAAATCAGAAGCAGAAGAAGCAGTTTCAGATATTGATGATATAGAATTGGAAATAGAATTTTAAATAACGGAGGAAAATTATGAAAATACTTGGAGTAACATCTTGCCCGTCTGGTGTGGCACATACTTATATGGCAGCTGAAGCTTTGAAAAAAGCAGCATTGGCAAAGGGACATGAAGTAAAAGTAGAAACACAGGGATCGATAGGAATAGAAAATGTAATAACTATGGATGATGTAAAGGATGCAGATGTAGTGGTTCTTACAAAAGACGTATCTTTGGCAGATCTTGAGAGATTTGACGGCAAGCCTACAGTTAAAGTGGCAATAAGTGATGTGGTAAAAAAATCTAACAAAATTATAGAAAAAATAGAAGAAGCATTTAAAAACAGATAAGATAAAAAATCACTTTTACGACATCGTCTAAAAGTGATTTTTTCTTAATTTATTATATAATGGAAACATTCTTTTTTTTCATAAATGTTTTTATGTCTTTCGAAATATCGTTATCGGTAATAAAGCCGTTAAAATTATCAACATTTGAATATATGAAATTACCGTCCTGATAAAATTTCTGTTTTTCGGATATAAGATATTTTTTCTTGGCGGAATTAATAATAGCTTCTTTAGTAAGACCGTCTTCAGAATCAAATGTAGTCAGACTGCCTGATGCAGTATCAAGACCTATGGTTCCGAGAAAGGCTATGTCAGACTTAAATTTTTTGATCTGATCTATTGAAATAGATCCGACAAAGCCGTCAAGCTCTTTATTTAAAACACCGCCGATACCGATAAGCTTTATATTTTCTGAATGATAAAGAAGATGCATTATATCGATCATATTAGTGATAACAGTAACATTAATACCGCTGCTGTCTATCTCATCTGCCAGATAATAATTTATGGATGTAATATCCAGAAAAACAGTATCGTTAGGTTTTATCAATGAGAGAGCCTTTTTGGCAATTTTTTTCTTTTCTTCGGTATTGGAAGTTATTCTGCTCCATATAGAAAGATTTTTGACTATGGTTCTTTTTGGGATTGCGCCGCCGTAAGTTCTTTCGAGAAGACCCTGATCTTCCAGCTTTTGAAGATCTTTTCTGATAAGATCTTTGGAAACACTAAATTTTTTACTTAGATCATTTACTTCGATTTTTCCTTTTTCTTTAAGCAAAGACATTATTATTTCCAGTCTTTCTTTTACAAACATGAGACCTCCCTGTAATTTGTTATACTAAATTATATATTAAATATGTAAAAAAATCAAAGATAAAATTCAAAACAATAAAAAACAATAAAAATATTGACAAAACAATAAAAAACATGTATCATAGAATTGAAAACCATTGGAGGTAATGTTATGAATGAAAGAATAAGATTTTTGAAAAAAGATTTATTTAAAAACGAAAGAGAAATATCTATCGAAAGAGCATTGCTTTATACTGAAAGCTACAAAGAAACAGAAGGTAAATCTCAGATAATAAGAAGAGCAAAAGCAACTGAGAATATATTGGATAAAGTGGAAATAAGCATAAGAGAAAAGGAAATAATAGCCGGGAACAGGACAGTAAAGCCAAGAAGCGGGATTATATCCCCCGAAATGGATCCTTACTGGATCTTGGAGGAAATAGATACCATGATAAGCAGACCGCAGGATAAATTTAAATTTACAGAAAAAGATAAGGTTATATATAAAGAGGAGCTTTTTCCTTACTGGCAGGGAAAATCCATGAAGGATTCCATTGAATGCAATATAGGCGAGGATATAAAAGCGAGTGTAAAAGAAAAAATAGTGAAGCTGAATCAGACTGATAAAGGTCAGGGGCATATAATTCCGGATTTTGAAACAGTTCTGAATAACGGACTGGGGCATTTAATTGAATTAATTAATAAAAAACTCAGGGAAAATCCTGATAATGAATTTTATCAGGCTTCAAAGATAGTGTTAGATGCTTCTGCAAGACATATTTTGAGATATGCAGAGCTTGCCGAAAAAATGATGGAAGCTGAAAACGACATTACACGTAAGGAAGATTTGAAAAAAATAGCAGAAATATCAAAAAAAATATCAACGGGAAAACCGGAAAGTTTTCATGAGGCATTGCAGCTTTTGTGGTATGTATGTGTAATTCTCCAGTATGAGTCAAATGCAAGCTCGATTTCGCTGGGAAGAGTGGATCAGTATCTAAATGATTTTTATGTGAGTGATCTTAAAAAAAATATACCCGAAAATGAATTAAAGGAATATCTTGAAGCTTTTTATATAAAAACAAATGATGTAGTTCTCGTGAGAAGCAGCAACAGCGCAAAATTTTTTGCAGGGTTTCCTACAGGATATACTGCACTTCTGGGAGGACTTACATCAGAAGGAAGACAGTCGGTAAATGAGCTTTCATACTTATTTTTGGAAGCATATAAGGATATACAGCTTCCACAGCCCAATCTAGGGGTAAGGGTAAATGAACTGGAACCAAGAAAATTTATTAAGAAAACATGCGAAGTAATCAGACTGGGAACAGGAATACCGCAGATTTTCAATGATGAGGTAATTATTCCGTCTTTCCTTATAAGGGGAGTAAGCCTTGAAGATGCAAGAAATTATTCTGTGGTAGGGTGTGTAGAGCTTTCGATTCCGGGGAAAACATATGGTCTTCATGATATTGCAATGCTGAATATAATGAAAATTATGGAGAAAGTATTACTTAGAAATAAAGAAAATACTGGAATTACATTTGAATTTATAATAGATGAAATAAAAAATGACATAAAAAAATATGTGGGTTTAATGGCCGAGGGAAGCAATATAGTAGATGAGGGGCATAGAATATACGCTCCGGTTCCGCTTCTTTCCGTTATGGTAGATAATTGCATAGAACAAGGAAAGGATATAACAGAGGGAGGTGCAAAGTATAATTTTTCAGGAGTTCAGGGCATAGGAATGCCGAATCTTTCAGATTCGCTGTATGCTGTAAAGAAATTTATATTTGATGAAGGCAGATATTCATTCAAAGATGTGATAGAAGTAATGGAAAATGACTTTAATACTTCACACGGTGAGGAAATGAGACTCAGACTTATCAATGACGAGGATAAATACGGGAATGATCTTGATAAGGTAGATGATTTAAGCTCTGAAATATTAAGATTATACTGTAAGGAAGTGGAAAAATATAGCAATCCGAGAGGCGGTATATTTATTCCGGGATCATATACGGTTTCTGCACATATTCCTCTCGGAGAAGTAGTGGGGGCTACACCGGACGGAAGAAAATCAGGAGAGCAGCTTGCAGACGGAGGCTTGTCGCCTATGTTCGGAAGAGATAAGCTTGGTCCCACAGCAGTACTAAAAAGTGTAAGCAAGCTGGATAATGTCCTTTTGACAAACGGCAGCCTGCTAAATGTAAAGCTAAGTCCGGGACCGCTCCAAAGTGATCAGGGACTGGAAAATTTCGTAAACTATCTTTATGCTTATATGAAGCTGAAAATACAGCATATACAGTTTAATGTAGTAGGCAGGGAAACTTTGAAGGAAGCACAGCTTTATCCGGAAAAATATGATAATCTTGTAGTAAGGGTAGCAGGGTACAGTGCATTTTTTACGGAATTAAATGAAAAAATACAAAATGATATAATAAACAGAACAGAACATGTGTTTTAGTGCAGTGACTTATTCATAATCAGTCAAGCATGAAAATTAATCAATAATGGAGGGAGCACTACACTGACAGCCTGTTTTTTATCTCACAGAAATGTTTGGACAGGGAGAGACTATGAATGAATAAAGCTTTGATTTTTAATATCCAGAGATATTCTTTAAATGACGGTTCGGGAATACGAACAATGGTATTCTTCAAAGGATGCAGGCTGAGATGCCCGTGGTGTTCCAATCCTGAATCACAAAGCAGTAAAATAGAAATAATGATAAATAAAGAAAAAAAGAAAAAGTATGAACAATATGTAGGAAGCGTAGACGAGGATCCTACCGGAACATATGAGAAGAGCGGTAAATGGTACAAGCTTGATGAACTTATGAAAGAAGTGCTTAAGGATGAGGTATTTTTCAATGCATCAAAGGGCGGGGTAACACTATCAGGCGGGGAAATTCTGGAGCAGGGTGAATTTGTATTGGAATTTCTGAAGGAATTAAAAGAGCATGGAATAAATACAGCTGTAGAAACCTGCGGTTACGGGAAAAAAGAGATTTTGGAAGAGATTTTGAAATATACAGATACAGTTTTATTTGATTTGAAAATAATGGATAATGAAAGATCAAAAAAAATATTAATAGGAGCATCTGATATAATAAAAGAAAATTTTAGGAAGGCAGCTGCTGCGGGAAAGGTAATAGTACGTTTTCCTTATATTCCCGGATATACTGATGATATGGAGAACCTGAAAAAAATATCGGAATTAATGAAGGAATGCAGTGTATATAATCTGGATATTCTGCCTTATCATAATTACGGAAGCAAAAAATATGAATATCTGAATAGAAAATATCTTCTTGAGGATTTGAAAGTACCAACAGACGAAGAAACTGAGAATATAAAAAAGTTTTTTGAAAAAGAAGGATTTATTGTAAATATAGGCGGATAAATAAAAAAATACAGGAGGAAATATGGAATATTTATTAGATACTGCGAATTTGGAAGAGATAAAATATTTTAATGGAAAATTCCCGATTGTGGGAGTAACTACAAATCCTACAATAATAGCAAATGAAAACGGGGATTATAAAAAAATAATAAACAGTATTCTGGCAATAATCGGAACTGAAAAAATGCTGCATGTTCAGGTATTGGGTAGAGAAGCCGATATTATAATAAAAGAGGCGGAATTGCTGAAAGATACCTTTGAGGGGAATCTTTACATTAAAATACCTGTATCAGACGAGGGACTGAAAGCTATGTCTGAATTAAAGAACAGAGGTTTTAATATCACTGCAACAGGAATCCTTACTTCACAGCAGATAGTCATGGCTGCAAAAGCCGGTGCAGACTATATGGCTCCATATGTAAACAGAGCTGATAATATCGGCGGAGATGGTGTGAAAGTAGTAAGGGATGCTTTTGATATATTAAGCAGGGATAAAAATAATAAGGCTAAAATACTCGGGGCTTCATTTAAAAATGTAAAACAGGTTCATGAGTCTATACTTGCAGGAGCAGAAGCGGTCACAGTAGGCTCTGATGTATTAAAGCAGATGATTTATCATCCGTATACAGACTGGAGCATTGAAAAATTTGAAAGTGACTGGGGAAAAGTCTACGGCAGCGGAAAAACATTAATTGATATTTTATAGAAAAAATTTATCAGTATATAAAAAAACATTCTGAAATTCCAGAATGTTTTTTTTGTTTGATAAATTTACGGCTGTAAGATAATGTACAGTATAGAAGAAAGCAATTATTATGATAATAAGGAAAAAAACAGAGTTTCTTACCTTGTTTATAATGAACCGGTAACTTTCAAATCATATTTTTGTTTTGTTTCAATATTTTCCAGCTTGAAATTCGGACTAAACAACCTGATAAGCCTGCACTTTTTCCCTTTTATACCATCCCCCATTACTCCGTTTCCATTTGCCTCTTTTCCTTTTTTACAATCATCGATTGCTGCTTTTTCTGCTTTTTTTCCTGTTCCTTTATAAAAAGCATCGGCTTTTCCTATAAATAATCTGTTATCTTCTGAAACAACAACAGCCAAATATTCACGGATAGATACTACCGTACAGACCTGAGTGCTTCTGTCACAGGATAAGGATCTGTCAAGAGCAGTCAGAAAATTTTTTGTCTTTAAATCAACAAGCTGATAAGAATTATTTTTAATATCAAGTATAAAATAATACATATCAACAGGCGGGGCATCAGGTGGAGCTGAGTAGCTGGGAGTATTAACAGGGCAGTATTGACCATATGTTACATAGCCGCCTCCGGGACATGTACATATCTGGGCATTACAGCCGGCTGCAAGATTGATTACACTCATGCATCCGAATAATATAACCAAAAGTAATAATCTTCTCATATAAAAAAACTCCTTTAATTTTTTATTTTAATATAATGAATTATAATTTATCAAATGAAAAAAGTCAATGTGAAAAAAGACTTAAAGCAGTTTAGTTTTCTAAAAAATACATAAATCTGTTATTTTTAAAAAATAAAAATAAGGAGCTTAATATGAGCAAACATAGGGAATTAAAAGGTAAAAAAAATAGAAAAGAATAAATGTTCAATAAATATATTTGTATATGCTAATAATTATTGACAAAAGAACTGTTTATTATTATAATGAATATACAAATGAAAGCATGAAAAATATTATGAATAAAAATAATTAGTAAGAGCAGTAATTCTTCTTAAAAAGATACATCTAATGGTATGAAGAAAATAAAAATTTAGTATTCTTATTTAGAATTAGATTTTTAATTTGAACAAATCATTATAATTAAGGAGAAGGCTATGAAAAAATATAGAAGTGCATTAATATGCTTACTGGCATTTAATGCTGCGACTTTTACTTATAGTGCGTCAAATGTCAATAGAAATACATCTGAAAATTTGTATAATCAAATGACGAGAAATATAGAAACAGGGAAAAGCAATGACTCAAACTATAAGCAAATAGAAAAAATATTGAATAAAAAAAATAAAGAAATAAAAGATCTGTATTTACAGGGAGATTATATAGTAAAACCGGAATATCTGGAATGGCAGATATTTTTTAGCGGTTTCTATGCGGAAAGAAGAAAGGGAGATAATACATTAAATAATGCGGATTATTATTCAGATCCTGATGAAACTCCTACAAAGCCGATAAACCCGCAGCCGCCTATAGATGTTAACATAGGACTGGCAGTCTCTGTAAAGGCAATAGCCCCAAGAGACAGAAGGCTTGCTATAACACTGCCGAATGAAATTAATATAAATCCGACAGTTATTAATATACCAGTTCCGACAGCATCTGCAGTCATTGCAGTAAATCCGCTGCAGTTTCAGCCGATTTATCCGAGTATACCAGTGGTTAGTGTGAGTACAGTAACACCGATCTCGTTTAATTTTCCCGGTTCTGCCAATAGTGACGATCAGTATTTCTTAAAGCAGAGTGCTGCTATTGCCCCTATTTCCCAGCAAAATTTAACAGGACAAGGAACCGGAGGGACTATGGATGTCATAAGCCGTTCATCAGTTTTGAATCAGGATTTTGACATTTATGTTCAGGATACTCATGCAGTAGGTGTATCTGGCGGAGCAGCACACAGATTGACAGATAACGGAATACAGAATACATCTGCTACAGGTTTGACTTCATCGCATGCTGCTATGAAACTGATAGGGGGGCATACTGTAACCATAGATAATATGGATTTTCGTATGGTAGGTGTGGGGAATAAGCCGGGAGACTATCTGATGCTATTTCATACAGATGCTCATGATGACGGTGGTGAAGCTGCAAAATGGATAATTAATCCTAATACAACAACAAAATTATACGGACAGCAGCTGATATTTTATGGAGTTCAGTCACATAAGACATATACTTATGGTGCAGATATGATAAATTACGGAAATATAGAAGCCTCGGCAGATACCTCGGTGATTACGGGAGGCGGAATCGAAAGCGGTTTAACCCCGCAGCAGAGAATAATATTTACTACAATAGATGCTAATGTAGGAAATATAGTTTATTATAATAGATATTTTAATTTTATTAATGAAAATGGAGCCAATATAACATTAAACGGAACTTCTGATGTGTTAGCCAATTATGCAACACCCGGAAATACAAACGGAGGAGCAATTTTTACCAATAACGGAAATGTGACTTTAAACGGATTGAATTCAATAGGAATAATACTGAATAGTTCGGTAAGTGATTTTGGTGATTCCAGAATAGTACTGAATAATCCTTTGGTATTAAACGGTGATAAATCAATAGGTATACAGGCTACGAATTCAATGATAAATCTGGATAATTCTGTAATAAAGGTAAACATCGGAACAGCAGGAAATGCAGCTAATTCCACTGGAAATGAGGCTGGTGGGGACGCTTCAAAAGTAGAAAATGCAATAGGAATGGCTGTGGATTACAGCACAGCAAATCCGCTCAGAATGAGTAATTATAATATATCTTTAGGAAATGCAGCTAAAAACAGCTCGGGAATTATAGTACAAAACGGAAATATAACTTTGGGATATGACTCCGCGGCAGGGAAAACACAATTGATAAGCAGTAACGGAGGTGTACAGAATAATCTGCTTGTTGCCATAGGCTCGAATTCTTCGGCGACTACAGAAGCAAATACAACATTAAGCTTATTAAACGGTAATGGACAGGTCGGTATTTTTTCAAGTAACGGAGCGGCAATTACTAACGGAGGTACTCTGAATGCCAGTGGTAACGGGACAATAGGAGTAATCACAAATGACGGAACTGTTAATAATACAGGAAATCTGAATATAAGCGGAGGAGTATACACTGAT from Sebaldella termitidis ATCC 33386 includes the following:
- a CDS encoding PTS fructose transporter subunit EIIC, which produces MKDIVKIFKEIRQHLMTGVSHMIPFVIAGGILLSLAVVLGGKGSVPENPILKDIFDIGVAGFELMIPMLAAYIGYSIAGRSALAPAAIAGLVGNKIGAGFLGALFAGIIGGIVVFYLKKIKVPDVFRSIMPIFVMPLIGTFITAGIMMWVIGKPIANITVLLTEWLQNMSGTNTILLAVILGMMIAFDMGGPVNKVAFSFMILSVSEQIYTIPAMIGVAICVPPIGLGISTLIAPKKYSDEEKETGKAAILMGLVGVTEGAIPFAAANPLRVIPALMAGAACGSVTAGLLGAKLSSSWGGLIVLPTVENKIGYIIAVLVGASVTAVTAAALKKSEAEEAVSDIDDIELEIEF
- a CDS encoding PTS fructose-like transporter subunit IIB; translated protein: MKILGVTSCPSGVAHTYMAAEALKKAALAKGHEVKVETQGSIGIENVITMDDVKDADVVVLTKDVSLADLERFDGKPTVKVAISDVVKKSNKIIEKIEEAFKNR
- a CDS encoding DeoR/GlpR family DNA-binding transcription regulator, translating into MFVKERLEIIMSLLKEKGKIEVNDLSKKFSVSKDLIRKDLQKLEDQGLLERTYGGAIPKRTIVKNLSIWSRITSNTEEKKKIAKKALSLIKPNDTVFLDITSINYYLADEIDSSGINVTVITNMIDIMHLLYHSENIKLIGIGGVLNKELDGFVGSISIDQIKKFKSDIAFLGTIGLDTASGSLTTFDSEDGLTKEAIINSAKKKYLISEKQKFYQDGNFIYSNVDNFNGFITDNDISKDIKTFMKKKNVSII
- the holA gene encoding DNA polymerase III subunit delta produces the protein MFYFICGTESRELKYLEILDDIKKKNPGIQEFAFDVALKEDDKFFEKLNFNSIFGGKEILVLKRAEKLGNIEEVLTLVSNVEMDSKYVIIDFHTEGSKKNDKLFTLLDEIGKKTETKVIKTEEDEKNLSNYVKENLKTDTKETQRLLSLIGENPFKVKNEVEKIKSFLGDEPYDFEKIKSMISVQKEYFIYECVEKTIKGEIFEVMEYLKKTKEYMGFLYSMYGEVETLLKLLELEDEGFRLRGDYNSFKSEYEKIKKYFYVNKRPAHPYAVFNKYKNLKKFSRKKLRRLSYKCWEIEKDIKTGRLPMDIGVEALVMEVNR
- a CDS encoding SPL family radical SAM protein is translated as MESRFFITEDIKEHKKGRDILNILKNYSIVSSEAEFLKILKEKKSGFEKEKGYFLFTVKKGRFLKSYHLDENFQKIKEEYYLSYENNCPFNCVYCYLRDYYSHGACIFYVNTEDMFHELDKHTGKNEMISCGIVNDSLVFDNITNISHDLINYFKNRKDLILEFRTKSKNIKGLLNEAVYKNIFVSFTFSPEEVIREYEFMTASLEERITAAKKLQEHGYDIGIRIDPVINIKNRKNAYTDLIKKLMTSLETKKIRDIGLGSLRYTKGLKNKVLLERKTDLFYNELITGIDGKERYFKGIRIQMYDEIIKEIRKYGDFDIYLGMEEEYIWKKVLK
- the rpsT gene encoding 30S ribosomal protein S20 — translated: MAHSKSSKKRVYIGERNRIRNQAIKSRVKTFVKKVLVAVDANNVDEAKTALSVAYKELDKAVTKGILKKNTVSRKKSRLAAKVNSLAS
- a CDS encoding immunity 51 family protein, which translates into the protein MNFEETIKPFFWVEHEKSTSLCLSNLNYKAEIFDSRADEGFIGNGYDWGSLALVFLEEKMPDLIDTVKFDPEADMFCAYSSDSEALKKFALSFKEACENTELISELFSRAKLD
- a CDS encoding PTS sugar transporter subunit IIA — translated: MGTLINEKLIKLDMEVTTKEEAIENLAKLIHEEKKLNCVWKENSLDKCQNCDFCSKTGFLHALHEREKSFPTAVGYSFAIPHGKCGSVKDAAIAFARLKDEVKWGEDGDEDEYVKYVFMIGVSEEAAGDEHMRILIKLSTSILDDDFRDRLSSINTKEEALQIIKEYSDNIN